The Lactuca sativa cultivar Salinas chromosome 2, Lsat_Salinas_v11, whole genome shotgun sequence genome includes the window aaaaggaaaaacaaaaaatggaaaataaaaattgGTTTTACGTAACTAAAAGCAACCTTAATGTTTCTGGAatgaattaattatttttattctgTTAACCCGAACCCGaaataaatcatataaatcaACACGAAACCATACACTATATGTTTATCAGGTTTTTCAGGTTAAACCATTTTGACTTTCTGATCCTCTTAAACCCGACCCTATTTGTCTTATTGAGTTTCAGATTGGATCAGCTTAGTTAGGTCCGGGCATTTTTGACACCCATATTTGTACCATACTAACCAATTTTAGTCTGTAAATAATCgctttttaaatgaataaaattcaTCAGATAAAAAAACTAAGACTGGAAATGTAAAGGCTTTTCTAAATTTAAGTCTGTAAATAATtgctttttaaataaataaaattcatCAGATAAAGGACTGAAAATGTAAAGGCTTTTCTAAAATTTGCCGGTTTTAAAATACAACACAACCAAACAAACACTACACAAGATGCTGCACACTACACAATTGCAAACCTTTTAACTACTCATCAAGATAATAATAACAATTCAATaaacaagagaaaaaaaaaacaccaacAATTTATCTTATCAATACACTTGATATAGCAAGTAACTTTCTGGTGTCACAACAAAAGAAGGTCAAATCTTGACCTAATAGGTAAAAGTAGCACAAAAAATCACAAATACATCGGATTTTATTTCCCCTTATGATAAGAGCATGATTTTTAGGTTGATTACCAGACCTCAGGGCGAAGTTCACCGGTTGCAGGAGGCATCCATCTTCCAGAGTTATAAACACTCTCACCAACTTTCCACCCTGGCACATCTTTCATTATCCTCGCCTCTTCTTCTAAATATTTCCTCCATTCTTTCAGAAATCTAAATCACAAACCAATCAATATGAATTTTtaaacaaaaacaacaagaagaaaAGAGATGACCATTCTGCTTGATTACCTTTCATCCTCTTCTGCCTGTAGCATTGGCAAAATTGCCCTTCGGGCAGCATACTTTTCCTCCTTTATTGCCCTAAATGAATCATAAGGATGCAATTTATACAATGATTGTAGTAGCTATTAATTTTCATCATACCAAAATAACATGTCCCCAAACGATTCCATACAATAACTTTGGAATTTGCAATTTCTTGTAATGGCATTTGAGATATGATCTGCTTGGAGACTACTAGGATTCAAAAACAAGAACACGTGATTTCAATTCCTCAAGACTCAGAAGTTACAATGattttttgttacaaatttgtAGTATTTGTCATATGCAATCATCATTTTCTCTGGTAAATAACCAGATATTCATATCGATCTTTGAATGTGAACACCAAGAAAAGATGAAAGGTAGCTCTGTAAGTAATAAGCATCGTCTCTTGTATTATCTATCCAATTTCTAAACCTAGAAATGATCCAACTACAGTTCTGAAATTCGTAACAGATCCGATACAATTTTAGTTTTCGATCATCAATTAGAATACTACCTACCTTTAATCACAGTTTAATTAGCTACTAGATTCTTGAAAATAAGAACAAGGGTTTTGTCGAAATCGAGATACTTACCTACGGATTTTGTTGCCCTTGCCGACCTGATACATACCCCAAGAGAAAATGCCGAAAGTAGTGAGGAATATGGCGACGGCGCTGGGTCCTTTGGACGGGATCCTCCGTGCGTACCTGACCGGCGCAAAACCGCCGGGAGGAGGACCGTCTTGGAGAAGTGGCATGTCTTTGACGCTCGCCATGCCTGGCTTGTTCCTTATGAAGGCCTCTGTCATCGTTCTTTGCTCACAGATTTGCCCTCTCTTTCTGCAAACTTTTGCCAAAATACACGAACCTGTTGAAGTGGAGATTGGAAAGAGAGAGGAGAAGTAGAAGTTTTCGGTTTTGACATGGAGGTACATGGAGGACGCGTCTAACTTGCGCACATGTTAACGCTAGCCTCGCTAACCTGCGCATCTAAGTTTTGTGGAACAATTTAACAAGGGTATTGCTAAAAAAATAATTGGAAATAGACTTACCATCATAATTAATTTTTCAGTTTGTTTACATCTCAACTGACACGGCGAGTttggtcaacctggaaggttgactttgaccagaggt containing:
- the LOC111880050 gene encoding NADH dehydrogenase [ubiquinone] 1 alpha subcomplex subunit 13-B, with translation MYLHVKTENFYFSSLFPISTSTGSCILAKVCRKRGQICEQRTMTEAFIRNKPGMASVKDMPLLQDGPPPGGFAPVRYARRIPSKGPSAVAIFLTTFGIFSWGMYQVGKGNKIRRAIKEEKYAARRAILPMLQAEEDERFLKEWRKYLEEEARIMKDVPGWKVGESVYNSGRWMPPATGELRPEVW